In Bacillus sp. NP247, one DNA window encodes the following:
- a CDS encoding metallophosphoesterase codes for MDKIAVISDIHGNIPALESVLQDIKLRGIERIICLGDLVGKGPHSSEVIEIVRKECEGVVMGNWDDFITKPTEFEALKWHQKQLLEEQNEYLRSLPFSIEFYMSGKLIRMFHASPRSLYERIQPHASREERVSMFENSDLTENIEGERKPNVVCYGDVHQAYIQNFRGKTLCNAGSVGNPLEITQASYLIFEGTYNEKEAASFSIQLVRVPYDIELAIRLAEELDMPEIEEYKQELRTALYRGFKGK; via the coding sequence TTGGATAAAATAGCGGTAATTTCAGATATTCATGGTAATATTCCAGCATTAGAATCTGTGCTGCAAGATATTAAATTAAGAGGCATCGAGCGCATTATTTGTCTTGGAGATTTAGTAGGAAAAGGTCCTCATTCTAGCGAAGTAATTGAAATCGTTCGTAAAGAATGTGAAGGAGTTGTTATGGGGAATTGGGATGATTTTATTACAAAACCGACTGAATTTGAAGCGTTAAAATGGCATCAAAAACAATTATTAGAAGAACAAAATGAGTATTTAAGAAGTTTACCATTTTCAATCGAGTTTTATATGAGTGGCAAACTGATTCGTATGTTCCACGCTTCACCGAGAAGTTTATATGAAAGAATACAACCACATGCTTCAAGAGAAGAGCGTGTTAGTATGTTTGAAAATAGTGATTTGACAGAGAATATAGAAGGAGAAAGAAAACCAAATGTCGTTTGCTACGGTGACGTTCATCAAGCATACATTCAAAATTTTAGGGGGAAAACGTTATGTAATGCTGGTAGCGTAGGAAATCCACTTGAAATTACACAAGCTTCCTATTTAATTTTTGAAGGAACATACAATGAAAAAGAAGCAGCGAGCTTTTCCATTCAACTCGTACGAGTACCATATGATATTGAATTAGCCATCCGATTAGCAGAAGAGCTCGATATGCCAGAGATTGAGGAATACAAGCAGGAGTTACGAACTGCTTTGTATCGGGGGTTTAAAGGGAAGTAA
- a CDS encoding aminoglycoside phosphotransferase family protein — translation MEEMLREIERKLEWSRIVKCTAITKGFSHEEKYKIDLENRETYFVKVCDSANYERKQEEYMYMKQLELLHIPTPKLIHFIKLEGLNKCVQVFEWTQGVNGEESLSKLSVEEQYNAGRKAGEILKRIHSIERESASNKWEISRWNKYERYIEALADYEVNFLDLKPVLTFVENHKDLLKNRPITFLHDDYHPANSMIHNKEFIVIDFSGYDFGDPIHDFYNVAIFTTRISKPFAVGQVHGYCGGEPSLHFWKLYSLYAAMTFPADIVWTNRSTPHLVGDMKERLNRIIEDHNHFSSYIPKWYQSYHVDIINNK, via the coding sequence GTGGAAGAAATGTTAAGAGAGATAGAAAGAAAACTAGAGTGGTCACGTATTGTAAAATGTACAGCAATTACAAAAGGTTTTTCACACGAAGAGAAGTATAAAATTGATCTAGAGAATCGAGAAACTTATTTTGTAAAAGTGTGTGATTCTGCTAATTATGAACGAAAACAAGAAGAATATATGTATATGAAACAATTGGAGTTATTACATATTCCAACGCCGAAGTTAATTCATTTCATAAAACTTGAGGGATTAAATAAATGTGTTCAAGTATTTGAATGGACCCAAGGTGTAAATGGTGAAGAGAGCTTAAGTAAGCTATCGGTGGAAGAACAGTATAATGCAGGAAGAAAAGCAGGAGAAATATTAAAGAGAATTCACTCGATAGAAAGAGAAAGTGCAAGTAATAAATGGGAAATATCTAGGTGGAATAAGTATGAAAGGTACATAGAGGCATTAGCAGATTATGAGGTGAATTTTCTGGATTTGAAGCCAGTATTAACCTTTGTAGAAAATCATAAAGACTTATTGAAAAATCGACCTATCACATTTTTACACGATGATTACCACCCAGCAAATAGTATGATTCACAATAAGGAGTTTATCGTTATCGATTTTAGTGGATATGATTTTGGCGATCCAATACACGATTTTTATAATGTAGCGATTTTTACTACAAGAATAAGCAAACCATTTGCGGTTGGTCAAGTTCACGGTTATTGCGGAGGTGAACCGTCACTCCATTTTTGGAAACTGTATTCATTATATGCAGCGATGACATTCCCAGCGGATATCGTATGGACAAACCGAAGCACGCCACACTTAGTAGGGGATATGAAAGAAAGATTGAACCGAATTATAGAAGATCATAATCATTTTTCATCTTATATTCCGAAATGGTATCAATCATATCATGTGGATATAATAAACAATAAATAA